A genomic region of Echeneis naucrates chromosome 24, fEcheNa1.1, whole genome shotgun sequence contains the following coding sequences:
- the stxbp6l gene encoding syntaxin binding protein 6 (amisyn), like produces MNVHSTINKEVFVPHDERMLVAVEVWRRKRKRMSFLPAGPKGNYATFICLSVTNTRPHQLLITKVKKFGGVSSFTRRSQWTVEQLRQVNGINPNKDSPEFDLIFDNTVDQWVASSSAEKCIFVQILYHACQTYSEGKTGTLGKVGKLGWKNPQGRVSLGAHRETEVGLNDSSPGFASKTLLVRRKSYVLPKQTEFINCQSKLTGDASTVNLVIYRCKAFLNRIKNVMVAKQRRTPGQLERHFTSSTMAKVVQKMNMALGERGERLTRAEDKTIELMHTAQQFADTAHKLALKYSK; encoded by the exons ATGAATGTTCATTCTACCATCAACAAAGAGGTTTTTGTCCCACATGATGAGCGTATGCTTGTGGCGGTGGAGgtgtggaggagaaagaggaagcgGATGTCCTTCTTGCCAGCTGGACCCAAAGGAAACTATGCCACATTCATTTGCCTGTCAG TGACTAACACAAGGCCACATCAGCTCCTCATTACAAAGGTGAAGAAATTTGGTGGCGTCTCCTCCTTCACCAGGAGGTCTCAGTGGACAGTGGAGCAGCTCCGACAGGTGAATGGCATCAACCCAAACAAG GACAGTCCAGAGTTTGACCTAATCTTTGACAACACTGTGGACCAGTGGGTGGCCAGCTCCTCTGCAGAGAAGTGCATCTTTGTCCAGATCTTGTACCATGCCTGCCAGACCTACTCGGAGGGTAAAACTGGGACTCTGGGAAAGGTTGGGAAGTTGGGCTGGAAGAACCCCCAAGGAAGAGTGAGTCTAGGTGCTCACCGAGAAACTGAAGTTGGGCTCAATGACTCCTCACCAGGATTTGCATCGAAAACCCTGCTGGTCAGACGGAAGAGCTATGTTCTTCCCAAACAGACAGAGTTTATCAACTGCCAGTCCAAACTTACAGGAG atgccTCTACCGTGAATCTGGTCATCTACCGCTGTAAGGCATTCTTGAATCGTATTAAGAACGTGATGGTTGCAAAACAAAGGCGAACACCAG GTCAACTTGAGCGGCACTTCACCAGCAGCACTATGGCTAAGGTAGTCCAAAAGATGAATATGGCTCTCGGTGAGCGTGGAGAAAGACTGACACGTGCTGAAGACAAGACTATTGAGCTGATGCACACAGCTCAGCAGTTTGCGGACACTGCTCACAAG CTGGCCCTGAAGTATTCAAAGTAG